The following proteins come from a genomic window of Rutidosis leptorrhynchoides isolate AG116_Rl617_1_P2 chromosome 10, CSIRO_AGI_Rlap_v1, whole genome shotgun sequence:
- the LOC139872782 gene encoding beta-glucosidase 24-like, translating into MAENLMVINNIHNHNDYDHDPNIKRSDFPTNFMFGVGTSAYQVEGAWNADRKGLSIWDCFALRHPEKIDDRSNGCVTVDNYARMKEDVQLLKNMGLKHYRFSIPWSRILPGGKVSMGKNMEAIDHYNKLINELLANGIEPFVTLYHWDLPNALEEEYMGFLSTKVVDDFVNFAEICFWEFGDRVKNWVTLNEPYRFTYSGYVLGIHAPGRGGNKDDGDAETEPYIVAYNLLNCHAAAYRKYQQDYKDVQKGKVGITLDINYFKPWRGPNNADDVKAVGYAFDFMAGWFLEPLTSGEWPESMRTFATSPTPNYPKGRILPKFTDDQRTKLIGSYDFFGINYYNASYAADYEGYYHTIGPDTPPPEVPNGYLKDSHYIASAKDPNNNDIGPQAFEGSWVYLCAKELTDLLLYIKKKYHVKKHIVITENGAPEYNLPNQTYEQVRDDEYRLRYIKWHLDAIKQANHKGVNVMGYFVWSFMDSYEWNYGYTNRFGMIYVDYTNNLQRYPKKSAIWFKKFLAEEHHRWGLKKRAAIADVEQEDDEVNVTEVEADQAIEVVQKLKKAKA; encoded by the exons ATGGCTGAAAATTTGATGGTTATTAACAATATTCACAACCACAACGATTACGACCACGATCCGAATATAAAACGTTCAGATTTTCCTACTAATTTCATGTTCGGAGTAGGAACGTCTGCTTATCAA GTTGAAGGTGCATGGAATGCAGATCGTAAAGGCTTAAGTATTTGGGATTGTTTTGCACTTAGACACCCTG AAAAGATTGACGACCGTTCAAATGGATGTGTTACTGTTGACAATTACGCAAGAATGAAG GAAGATGTACAATTGCTGAAGAACATGGGTCTCAAGCATTACAGGTTCTCTATTCCTTGGTCTAGGATATTACCAG GTGGGAAAGTAAGTATGGGCAAAAACATGGAAGCCATTGACCATTACAACAAGTTAATAAACGAGTTGTTAGCCAATGGGATTGAGCCATTTGTCACTCTTTATCACTGGGATCTTCCAAATGCTTTAGAAGAAGAATATATGGGTTTCTTAAGCACCAAAGTTGT TGACGACTTTGTGAATTTTGCGGAAATATGCTTTTGGGAGTTTGGAGATCGAGTGAAGAACTGGGTGACATTAAACGAGCCTTACAGGTTCACCTATTCGGGATACGTATTAGGTATTCACGCACCGGGTAGGGGAGGAAATAAGGATGATGGTGATGCTGAAACAGAGCCGTATATTGTAGCGTACAACTTACTCAATTGTCATGCAGCTGCTTATCGAAAGTATCAACAAGATTACAAG GATGTTCAAAAAGGAAAAGTTGGAATTACTTTAGACATCAACTATTTCAAGCCCTGGCGTGGTCCGAATAATGCAGATGATGTCAAAGCTGTTGGGTATGCGTTCGATTTTATGGCTGGATG GTTTTTGGAGCCATTAACAAGCGGCGAATGGCCAGAAAGCATGAGAACTTTTGCCACGTCTCCAACTCCAAATTACCCAAAGGGTCGTATTTTGCCTAAATTCACTGATGATCAACGCACCAAGTTGATTGGATCGTATGATTTTTTTGGAATTAACTACTACAACGCAAGTTACGCAGCAGATTACGAAGGGTATTACCATACAATTGGTCCTGATACTCCACCCCCTGAGGTTCCTAATGGATATTTGAAGGATTCACATTACATAGCATCAg CAAAAGACCCCAACAATAACGATATAGGACCGCAG GCTTTTGAGGGTTCATGGGTTTATCTTTGTGCCAAGGAGCTTACAGACCTGTTGCTGTATATTAAGAAAAAGTACCATGTTAAAAAACATATCGTAATAACTGAGAATG GAGCTCCTGAATATAATCTACCAAATCAAACTTATGAACAAGTTCGAGATGATGAGTATCGACTTAGATACATCAAATGGCATCTTGATGCCATCAAACAGGCAAACCA TAAAGGAGTAAATGTTATGGGATACTTTGTGTGGTCATTCATGGATAGTTACGAATGGAATTATGGGTATACGAATCGATTTGGTATGATTTACGTGGATTATACAAATAATCTTCAAAGGTATCCGAAAAAATCAGCAATTTGGTTCAAAAAGTTTTTAGCGGAGGAGCACCATCGATGGGGACTTAAAAAACGAGCCGCTATAGCTGATGTTGAACAAGAAGATGATGAAGTTAATGTTACTGAAGTTGAAGCTGATCAAGCAATTGAAGTTGTTCAGAAACTGAAGAAGGCAAAAGCATGA